A single region of the Rhodococcus sp. W8901 genome encodes:
- a CDS encoding aspartate aminotransferase family protein: protein MTMTTDGPVVLPSGQDLSAARADGERAYALDRAHVFHSWSAQAQIAPMTILAAEGSYVWDGAGNRLLDFSSQLVNTNIGHQHPRVVEAVQRQAAKLCTIAPQYVNDARSEAARLIAERTPGDLDKVFFTNGGADANEHAVRMARLHTGRYKVLSRYRSYHGGTDTAINLTGDPRRWPNDYGNSGVVHFDGPFLYRSAFHSENEAQETERALEHLDRVVRLEGPDTIAAIVLESVPGTAGIMVPPPGYMAGVREICDRYGIVFIADEVMAGFGRTGKWFAIDHFDVVPDLITFAKGVNSGYVPLGGVAISAKIAATFADRAYPGGLTYSGHPLATAAAVATIEAMEDEGVVDNAARIGAEILGPGLRALAERHPSIGEVRGLGVFWAIELVADRATREPLAPYGGSSPAMNEVIAACKSGGLLPFANFNRIHAVPPCTVTETEVREGLAILDAAFDIADNHAGR from the coding sequence CCCGTCGTTCTTCCGTCCGGCCAGGATCTGTCCGCCGCGCGCGCCGACGGCGAGCGTGCCTACGCGCTCGACCGCGCGCACGTCTTCCACTCGTGGTCCGCGCAGGCGCAGATCGCGCCGATGACCATCCTCGCCGCCGAGGGCTCGTACGTGTGGGACGGCGCCGGAAACCGACTGCTGGACTTCTCCTCCCAGTTGGTCAACACCAACATCGGGCATCAGCACCCCCGGGTGGTCGAGGCGGTGCAGCGCCAGGCTGCGAAGCTGTGCACCATCGCTCCGCAGTACGTCAACGACGCGCGTTCGGAGGCCGCCCGGTTGATCGCCGAGCGCACCCCCGGCGACCTGGACAAGGTGTTCTTCACCAACGGCGGCGCCGATGCGAACGAGCACGCGGTGCGGATGGCGCGGCTGCACACAGGCCGCTACAAGGTGCTGTCGCGGTACCGCTCGTACCACGGCGGCACCGACACCGCGATCAACCTCACCGGAGATCCCCGCCGCTGGCCCAACGACTACGGCAACAGCGGTGTCGTGCACTTCGACGGCCCGTTCCTCTACCGGTCGGCGTTCCACTCGGAGAACGAGGCGCAGGAGACCGAGCGCGCCCTCGAGCACCTCGATCGTGTCGTCCGACTGGAGGGCCCCGACACGATCGCGGCGATCGTCCTCGAGTCGGTCCCCGGCACGGCCGGGATCATGGTCCCGCCGCCGGGCTACATGGCCGGGGTCCGGGAGATCTGTGACCGCTACGGGATCGTCTTCATTGCGGACGAGGTGATGGCCGGATTCGGGCGGACCGGAAAGTGGTTCGCCATCGATCATTTCGACGTGGTGCCGGACCTCATCACCTTCGCCAAGGGTGTCAACTCGGGGTACGTCCCGCTCGGTGGCGTGGCGATCAGCGCGAAGATCGCCGCCACGTTCGCCGATCGTGCGTACCCCGGCGGCCTGACGTACTCGGGTCACCCGCTGGCGACGGCAGCGGCCGTCGCGACGATCGAGGCGATGGAGGACGAGGGCGTCGTCGACAACGCTGCCCGGATCGGCGCCGAGATCCTCGGCCCGGGTCTGCGCGCACTCGCGGAGCGGCACCCGTCGATCGGTGAGGTGCGCGGGCTCGGTGTGTTCTGGGCGATCGAACTGGTCGCCGACCGCGCCACCAGGGAACCGCTGGCACCGTACGGCGGGTCGAGTCCGGCGATGAACGAGGTCATCGCGGCGTGCAAGTCCGGCGGACTGCTGCCGTTCGCCAACTTCAACCGGATCCACGCGGTACCACCGTGCACCGTCACCGAGACCGAGGTGCGCGAGGGGCTCGCGATCCTCGACGCCGCGTTCGATATCGCGGACAACCACGCCGGTCGGTGA
- a CDS encoding NAD-dependent succinate-semialdehyde dehydrogenase, whose translation MIDVSTLVSRVPTGLWIDGESTAPVGGGTFPVFDPATGEALTTVADAGADDAIRALDVACRVQAEWAATSPRERSVILRRAWELVVERTEELALLMTAEMGKALPESRSEVAYGAEFLRWFSEEAVRIQGRSTRSPGGAGRILVNKVPVGPCLAITPWNFPLAMGTRKIGPALAAGCTMIVKPAAETPLTMLAFAEILAEAGLPAGVVSVLPTSDAAAVSGPLLADPRLRKVTFTGSTPVGRVLIEQSARNVLRTSMELGGNAPFIVFDDADLDAALDGAMAAKMRNGGEACTAANRIMVANSVREEFTARLTERIAALKLGPGHEPGVDVGPLVSAKQRASVAALVDEAVAAGARVRTGGRTVDGPGFFFEPTVLDQVPTDSRIVRDEIFGPVAAITGFDTEEEAIAAANETEYGLAAYIFTQNLDRALRVADALESGMVGVNRGVVSDVAAPFGGVKQSGLGSEGGVEGIDEYLDTKYIGFTA comes from the coding sequence ATGATTGATGTCTCCACCCTCGTCTCCCGCGTCCCGACCGGGCTGTGGATCGACGGCGAGTCCACCGCGCCGGTCGGCGGCGGCACGTTCCCGGTGTTCGATCCGGCCACCGGTGAGGCACTGACGACGGTTGCCGATGCCGGCGCCGACGACGCCATCCGCGCACTCGACGTGGCGTGCCGCGTCCAGGCCGAGTGGGCGGCCACCTCCCCGCGCGAGCGATCCGTGATCCTCCGCCGGGCCTGGGAACTCGTCGTCGAGCGGACCGAGGAACTGGCACTGCTGATGACGGCCGAGATGGGAAAGGCCCTGCCGGAGAGCCGCAGTGAGGTCGCGTACGGGGCCGAGTTCCTGCGCTGGTTCAGCGAGGAGGCGGTTCGAATCCAGGGCCGCTCGACGCGATCGCCGGGCGGCGCCGGCCGAATCCTCGTCAACAAGGTGCCGGTGGGCCCCTGCCTGGCGATCACCCCGTGGAACTTCCCGCTCGCCATGGGCACCCGCAAGATCGGCCCCGCGCTCGCCGCGGGCTGCACGATGATCGTCAAGCCCGCCGCGGAGACGCCGCTGACGATGCTGGCGTTCGCGGAGATCCTCGCCGAAGCGGGTCTGCCGGCCGGTGTGGTCTCGGTGCTGCCGACGTCGGACGCCGCCGCGGTGTCCGGGCCGCTGCTCGCCGATCCCCGCCTGCGCAAGGTCACCTTCACCGGCTCCACCCCCGTGGGCCGCGTGCTCATCGAGCAGTCCGCCCGCAACGTCCTGCGCACGTCGATGGAGCTGGGCGGGAACGCGCCGTTCATCGTGTTCGACGACGCGGACCTGGACGCGGCGCTCGACGGGGCGATGGCCGCCAAGATGCGCAACGGCGGCGAGGCGTGCACCGCGGCGAACCGAATCATGGTGGCCAACTCGGTCCGTGAGGAGTTCACCGCGAGGCTCACCGAGCGGATCGCCGCACTGAAGCTCGGCCCCGGGCACGAGCCCGGCGTCGACGTCGGACCGCTCGTGAGCGCCAAGCAGCGCGCGAGCGTGGCGGCACTCGTCGACGAGGCGGTCGCGGCGGGCGCCCGGGTGCGCACCGGCGGCCGGACCGTCGACGGCCCCGGCTTCTTCTTCGAGCCGACCGTCCTCGACCAGGTGCCGACCGACTCGCGCATCGTCCGCGACGAGATCTTCGGTCCGGTCGCCGCGATCACCGGGTTCGACACCGAAGAGGAGGCGATCGCCGCGGCCAACGAAACCGAATACGGTCTCGCCGCATACATTTTCACGCAGAACCTCGACCGGGCCCTGCGGGTGGCCGACGCGCTCGAGTCGGGCATGGTGGGAGTCAACCGCGGCGTCGTCTCCGACGTCGCCGCACCGTTCGGCGGAGTCAAGCAGTCCGGGCTGGGCAGCGAGGGTGGCGTCGAAGGCATCGACGAGTACCTCGACACCAAGTACATCGGGTTCACGGCCTGA
- the gabT gene encoding 4-aminobutyrate--2-oxoglutarate transaminase produces the protein MNTTTIAYRLPQKRNLVTELPGPNSRALTERRRASVAAGVGSSVPVYTADADGGVIVDVDGNSLVDLGSGIAVTNVGASNPAVVDAVRDQAGRFTHTCFMVTPYEGYVQVAEELAALTPGDHEKRTVLFNSGAEAVENAIKVARLATGRTAVVAFDHAYHGRTNLTMALTAKSMPYKAHFGPFAPEVYRMPMSYPFRDERGLTGPEAAQRAITQIEKQIGADSLAAIIIEPIQGEGGFIVPAEGFLPTLATWARANGVVFIADEVQTGFARTGSWFACDHEEVVPDIITMAKGIAGGLPLSAITGRAELLDKVHAGGLGGTYGGNPIACAAALAAIDTMRELDLPARARHIEEVVTTRLRKLAEEIPAIGEVRGRGAMLAMEFVVPGTTEPDAELTRKVVAYALEQGVILLTCGTYGNVVRLLPPLVIGDDLLTDALDVIEDAVRASV, from the coding sequence ATGAACACCACCACCATCGCTTACCGGCTTCCGCAGAAGCGCAACCTCGTCACCGAACTGCCCGGTCCGAACTCGCGAGCACTCACGGAGCGCCGCCGCGCCAGCGTCGCGGCAGGGGTCGGGTCCAGCGTCCCGGTCTACACCGCCGACGCCGACGGCGGTGTGATCGTCGACGTCGACGGAAACTCGCTCGTCGACCTGGGCTCGGGCATCGCGGTCACAAATGTCGGCGCGTCGAATCCCGCCGTCGTCGATGCCGTGCGCGACCAGGCCGGACGCTTCACCCACACGTGCTTCATGGTCACGCCCTACGAGGGATACGTGCAGGTTGCCGAGGAGCTTGCGGCGCTCACGCCGGGCGACCACGAGAAGCGCACCGTGCTGTTCAACTCCGGCGCCGAGGCCGTGGAGAACGCGATCAAGGTCGCGCGTCTGGCGACCGGGCGCACCGCCGTCGTCGCGTTCGACCACGCCTACCACGGCCGCACCAACCTGACGATGGCGCTGACCGCGAAGTCGATGCCGTACAAGGCACACTTCGGTCCGTTCGCCCCCGAGGTGTACCGGATGCCGATGTCGTACCCGTTCCGGGACGAGCGCGGACTGACGGGCCCGGAGGCGGCGCAGCGTGCGATCACCCAGATCGAGAAGCAGATCGGTGCTGATTCGCTCGCCGCGATCATCATCGAACCGATCCAGGGCGAGGGCGGGTTCATCGTTCCCGCAGAGGGATTCCTGCCGACGCTCGCCACGTGGGCGCGCGCCAACGGAGTCGTCTTCATCGCCGACGAGGTCCAGACCGGGTTCGCCCGCACGGGGTCGTGGTTCGCGTGCGACCACGAAGAGGTGGTGCCGGACATCATCACCATGGCCAAGGGCATCGCCGGCGGACTTCCGCTGTCCGCGATCACGGGCCGCGCCGAACTGCTCGACAAGGTGCACGCCGGCGGCCTCGGTGGCACCTACGGCGGCAACCCGATCGCGTGTGCCGCGGCGCTCGCGGCGATCGACACGATGCGCGAACTCGACCTTCCCGCGCGGGCCCGCCACATCGAGGAGGTCGTGACGACCCGCCTGCGGAAGCTGGCCGAGGAGATCCCCGCGATCGGCGAGGTCCGCGGCCGCGGCGCCATGCTGGCGATGGAGTTCGTGGTGCCGGGCACCACCGAGCCGGATGCCGAGTTGACGCGCAAGGTCGTCGCGTACGCGCTCGAACAGGGCGTCATCCTGCTGACCTGCGGCACGTACGGCAACGTGGTGCGCCTGCTGCCGCCGCTCGTCATCGGCGACGATCTGCTCACCGACGCGCTCGACGTGATCGAGGACGCCGTCCGCGCCTCGGTGTGA